One genomic segment of Heptranchias perlo isolate sHepPer1 chromosome 3, sHepPer1.hap1, whole genome shotgun sequence includes these proteins:
- the cox6c gene encoding cytochrome c oxidase subunit 6C — MSASAIAKPAMRGLLAKRLRFHLAVAFTVALTVAGGFKFMVGESRKNAYADFYKKYDSMKEFEAMRSAGIFESVQPKK; from the exons GCCTCTGCGATTGCCAAGCCTGCGATGAGAGGCCTGTTGGCCAAACGTCTGCGGTTTCACTTGGCTGTGGCTTTTACTGTAGCTCTTACAGTAGCTGGTGGCTTCAAG tttATGGTAGGTGAATCCAGGAAGAATGCATATGCTGACTTCTATAAGAAATATGATTCCATGAAGGAGTTTGAAGCCATGAGGAGTGCTGGTATATTTGAAAGTGTGCAACCAAAGAAGTGA